A window of Danio aesculapii chromosome 16, fDanAes4.1, whole genome shotgun sequence genomic DNA:
tttaaaactattgattcatctataaaagagtcgactcatagtgcttcaaacgagtcgtcatgataacgagtcattaggtgtttcgcgatgacgcagccacgaaacacaagcctcgccagtagttacacgcgcaaaccagggagatttgaaacctgcggccccgcccactaacacagaaaaaacactagacacacacacacagacgccgccggttgaatgaagtcataatattgacagtctctacccaaagatgagttgtgaactgtgaagagtcagtggttgaggtttattcactagtgtaagtaagtgcgattaaaattgttgtctcgtttaacttgcaaattatgtatttattgtgttttgttacttgttaacctggtacagtacacgcggttactctttagtagagagagaaaaagaacaggtcgagtttgtgacgcctaggggctaggagacaggagactcgcgtcgctttccctagttcttctgaggagcgttgtgtgtgtgtgtgtgagagagagagagagagagagagagagagagagagagagagagagactcgcgtcgctttccctagtttttctgaggagcgttgtgtgtgtgtgtgtgtgtgagagagagagagagagagagactcgcgtcgctttccctagttcttctgaggagcgttgtgtgtgtgtgtgagagagggagaggctatAGGAGACTCGCGTcaatctccccagttcttctgaggagggttgtgtgtgtgtgtgtgtgtgtgtgtgtgtgtgaaaaaagccttacactataaagcgcgtgtgcactgtgactacttttatatagttaattaccagctgggcatttcactctgtctcgtgctgaagcctgtcactgtcgaccaatcgcagcaggctgtcatcggtccaatcagcgcagattagcttcgcgctgaggagggggttgggaacaaatgaatcgctgaacgattcatatgggagtcgttgggataattaggtaaaaataaatgcagattataagaccataaaagtgttttatgaccttgcatgcatattagactgttgttggagacccttacaacctaaatatgaccctatttcatgtataatatgggctctttgaAGCAGCAATGAATTCTGGTTGAATAAAGagtatacacattcattcatttcttttcagcttagtccctttattaatctggggtcaccacagcggaatgaaccaccaacttatccagcatatgttttacgcagcggatgcccttctcgctgcaacccattactgggaaacacccatacactctcatttacacacactacggacaatttagtttattcaatttacctatagtgcatgtctttggactatgggggaaaccagaacacccggaggaaacccacgccaacatggggagcacatgcaaactccacacagaaacgccaatggacccagctgaggcttgaaccagcaaccttcttgctgtgaggtgacagcgctacccactgcgcgaGCCTGGGTATATGCATTTattcataaaattaaaaagaGTAAAAGTTGTTAGTTGTTGAGTAAAATATTCTTCATAGTCAAATAGCTGAAAAGGTTATTAATTAACTAATTCTATTGAACTAATTGACAGCACTGATAATAATTgaaaaagcattatgtaaataaatactatttagtgatttatttttatttattttttattttttcattgtaaTTTCTTATTGCTATGTTTAGGATACCTCAGTGAGTGAGAAAGGCTGGGTAATGTCCTGATGCTTTTGCCACATTCGTTTCCAGAGCTCTCTAGAAACCTTCTCCAACAGGACATTTTCCTCTTGGTTTTTCTCCGCTATAGCAGTCACAAAGCGCATTGCAGGCAAAGTATCTGATGGAAAAAATGTGAGAAAAAAactttgattaatattttttaactagTTTAAAATAGACTTTAAAAATAGATAGGAAAATGATGATTTCTATAAAAACCTTTTTGACAAAATGTAAGCTTCCATTAACCCAGCcaacatgataaaataaaatgaaaaagtcaAAAATGTTACATAACAAggccattttttaaaattaactgtTCATAATAAGGGGCGACATggtcgctcagtggttagcactgtcacctcacagcaagaaggttgctggtttgagtcccagcttggtcagttggcatttctttgtggagtttgcatgttctccctatctTGGCGGGGTTtctctctgggtgctctggtttcccccacagtccaaagacatgcagtataggtgaattgaataaactaaattggctttagtgtatgtgtgtgaatgagtgtgtatagatgtttcccagtacagggttgcagctggaaggacatccactgcataaaacatatgctcgatatgTTGGCGGCTCATtgcgctgtggtgatccctgataaataaagggactaagccgaaggcaagtgaataaatgaatgttcagAATAAGATCTATAACATGCACTAAGAAAATTCATTTCATGCAATCTTTTCAAAAATTTCACACACCAGAAgtattagggtttttttttttaggctgtAGGACACTCTAGTTTATTTCatggctgggcgatttggcctaaaatctaaatcttgattaatttaacattttagttaatttagtaatttacaattaatgaatgattttttaatttatttattacattttttttttgtcctcataGTTTACTGACAAGTTTTATATGTCGTCTAAAGGCAtttctggcgcagcttccaatcatcgtcaatgtagtgcaaagtaaggctggAATTGGActatcgtcctacttgaccagagatcagatgtggctgcaaagtggccgcagAAGTAGAAATCAACCACAGCATTTAACAGAACAGGGTCACGTGACACGTAggaaaagtaattttaaaaaatcttcctGGAAAGAtttgatcaattataggttctgaatgtcgatttctattacttttcgattaattgcccagccctagttcaTTTATGTAAGTGAGAATagcaaaataaagtaaacttTTGACATCATATCCAAAATTTCAAACAGTGGACTAAAAAGCAATATGAAGTGAAGAAACTGCTCCAGTAAGTCTGGGAAAAAATATTAGAGCTCAGGTTTGTATGAAAATGGTTGACAGCAGAGCCTATACAGCCTGTCATTGAGGCTAAAAGTGAACCAACAAAgtattgacagctgtgcgcatcTTGTCATACCAGCAGTATTTGGaattattttgtttgtaattattttagattgTAAACAAAATTATGTGATATTATTGAGATGAATTTGTTCTGACACAATGAATTAGTCATATTTTATTACCATTTTCGAAATGATAATGAATAAACTGTGATATACTGTAGATTTTGGTTTGACTGTACATTGCTTTTCATTGTGCCTGAGGCCATTGGCATCATTATAAAGAAAAACAGTGGTTTGAATACCTTTCTTACAAGGTGAAGGTGGATTCACAGGGACCCCATAGTACTCAGACATCAGTTTCAGATCTGTAATCATATAATGTAGCTTATTGTCGACCATTCCAGGTTCAGTGTTACCTAGAAGTAAAACAAACTGGATTGAAAGTTTTCATTTCttcattaataaaaacaaaatacaggtTATGTGTAGCTGAATTATGGTGTAGCTGTTACAACGTTATTTGCTACCAGAAAGGCCTGATTTATAATTAGTACACATTAAAACAGATCAACTCCTACCCTGTTTTAAGGTACATTTTTAAAGGAATGCTTaacttgttttttaaatttgatttagtcaggaattagcaaaaaataaataaaaaagctccATTACCTGAACCGTGAAAAACTCCTCCTAAAAATGATGGTTTAAATTTGAGGTCAATGTTCCAAACATTTTTGTAGCGACACAGCACCTAACCACAGAAAATCAATCATATTGGTACTGATAGCATGGCAACTGACaacttaaagacaaaaaaaaggacaaaaaataaaataaaatgacagaccTCAAATGCCAGCCAGGAATAAGGAGAAACAACATCATAGAACAATTCAACCACTTTTCTGGAACTGGACATCTGTAATATAACCACAATGAACATAAttatttcattcatacattcattttcttttcggcttaatccctttattaatctggggtcgccacagcgaaatgaaccgtcaacttatccagcatatgttttacaccgcagatgccctttcagctgcaacccatcactgggaaacatccatacacactcaatcacacacatacactacggccaatttagctaacccaattcacctataccggactgcacagtggcgcagtgcgtagcacgttcgcctcacagcaagaaggtcgctggttcgagcctcggctgagtcagttggcgtttgtgtgtggagtttgcatgttctccccgtgttggtgtgggtttcctctgggtgctccggtttcccccacaagtccaaagacatgtggtacaggtgaattgggtaggctaaatttgtctgtaatgtgtgtttttataaacccacacgaacatagggagaacatgcaaactcgacacagaaataccaactcacccagccgggacTATGAACATAATTATGGGCTACAATTTATGAATATCTTATGGCATTTACAGGCATAATGGCATGATACTACACAGTtggtacatacataaataaacgcattaaaaaatgactgaaaataaaaagaaatgacaaaTTACTGTACTACTTTAGTAATtagcatactgtaaaattaaatacagcaCTTTATGTGTTTTACCAAGTCGAAGCACAGTATTGCACTAATTACTataacatactgttatactacataaaattattattcttctgtcttcttcttctgagactaatttctatatgcatctcctcctagagcgttcgtactacaaccaccaaactcaCACTAAACCTCCAGACTGGTCTGACTCCGGTTGCTATAtctttccaactgatccgacttacagTTTTCCGTAAAAACTCACCCggaaaattcggaaaagtcccattgacttaacattagaccaaaatttatgacctcataactttccaccagactgtcatacaaacttaaggttgggctcatttaactcagactattaatctgccaatcactgatgaccttttaacttactagccacaccctagcaaccacttacggcaccttagcaactgtcctatagacttctattgtaaaaaaaactgccattgactttgcattggacatactaacaacataccaatccatactcacaacatactaatccatactagaaacatactaacggcatgctaacatactaatcatactagaaacataacAAAATACCAATCCATATCaacaatatactaacaaacatactaatcataatagcaacatgctaattcatactataaacatactagcaacatgctagttcatgctaacaacatgctagttacaACAAAATTTCTTAACAACAAAAGAATTATGCTGGAAAGGTTTCTGTTGAGGTAGCCTATTTGTGTGATTTATACATAATAGCTGTATTCTGATCTGTCTTAAAGCATCACTAATTTGTACAGGCATTACAAAGCAATCTGTTGTTACgtattgtttatttatcaaaataaacattatcaTCAACTTATATCCAGCTTATcatttcccagaatgcattgTACATCCTTAGTAACATACTGtaaagcaggggttttcaaacttttaggacacatgcAAATTTCAGTCGTGTCCCCTCTCAACctccgcagacacacacacacacacatgcacatttgcCATTTGCCGTGCGTTACTAAATTCCGTAATACTTCCACCAGTCTTTACTCCCTATTTGCATCAAATACCCCAGTTTATCACGGGGGCATAAATGTTCATGAGTaaaggtgaaactgccgaactgcagttaaagtcacccaaaattacagaaaactcttacatgaaagcagtTCACGTAAACAACTTAATTACATTATTgtatattaaggcaaataactacatTACTTATGTGCATGTAAACTAAGTCAGTATGTCTTTAAAGTTAGTGAAAGAtctagaagggcatcctgctgatttgattcaaaatggcacttgtttgtcagacggtgTAACaccagtttgactttcattcatttaccgtcattcattttaaaaagcaaccggtccattttatttgcatatattttactcgaacgcattaactctatatgtgcctgatagttagatgtgaaGCTAACGTTAATCAAATTCACTCTAGTGAGcacataaaaatcgtcatcataatttactcgagtccATGCCTCAATGTCTCGCACCCTCCTTAGTAAGTGCTGTTTGatagtttgaaaacccctgctgtaAAGTGCATATGCAGTACAAAATTGTTGAGTACATTGGAAAATACTTTAAAACAACaatatgtacagtgtgtgtattCCGAAGATAGAAGGTTAACGGGGTAAAAAGATATAAACAAATAGATTTAATGGGCCAGAAATACTACATTATAGTGAATAATccaattcaaaataaaagcttagTTTTTCCTGAgtgaattatgtttatttttataatgctACTAAAGTTACTCGACCAAGAGCAGTCAAGAATGCACATGTAAATgtcctttaaaaagaaaaataaacactttCTGGTGTGCTGCAGCTCCAGATTAACTTACAGTTACAGTATGGTAGCAGTATTTACATGAATATCTTGAACTTACCTTGCTGTCGTTCTCCTCTTATTTGGTGTGATGTTGATGGTTTGTCAGGCTGTTTTATAGTGCCACTGCCAGCCCCTATAGACAGCATAGAACCAAAATACATGGGGGGTTTAAATACTAGAGAGCACTGCAATAGTTCAGCCAGGACAGAATGAGCTGTGTAGAATGTCCTTATAGGAAGGGTCTTCTTATCCTGGAGGATTCTAGCTGTTGTGGGAGGAGgataatgatatttattttattctaatgtaATGTATTGTATATTGGGGCAGCACTtttgctcagtggttagtatgATTGATTCAATATGCAATATGTCCACCGGTATATTCCAGCTATATTAATCTTCGATGTGataaacaaaatatacatttcgaataaattgtaacattttaatctagTTGCTTATTTTGATTTGGAATGAGATTTTACAGTAATActctttttactttatttttgattaaataaatatacatttggcaAGCAGAAATGACTAGCAGAAAAATTTAGATTGTTAGTTTACATAGACATGCatcttactttctttcttactttttattgtgtgtttgtgttataaGGATATCTGTCCATTCATTCAGGTGTTTGAAACTTTGATTTGTATACTTTGTCCACCATTAGAACATCAAAAACTATGGCGTGTGTTTGGCTATTATGGTTGGTATTTGTTTGAGTTGACAACTTCCAAAACCTTATAAAATGTGAAAAGTGATCAAAACCATGTCAGTAATTTCTCTGTCTCACGCAAACAAAGATCTGCAGCAGGATATGAGTTTTTGATGCCTGTATTGTTCATTACTGTCCAATGCTGTAATTATGATGAGAAAACTCATGTACATTATGCTTAAGTATTCTGCCCTGTTCATGGGCACATCTTGAGAAATTCTGTTATGTGGTTTGTTGTGATGTCTTTTGTCCATGTTGAATCCAAATATCAGGAGAGTTCATTTGGAAGCAAATTGAGACCGacaacagttttttattttaattttatgttttaaagatGTTTCTTCTGTTCAGCAAGCTGCCATTTATTTGATctaaattttcaaaaaaaaattatttgaatata
This region includes:
- the gstk2 gene encoding glutathione S-transferase kappa 2 isoform X1 produces the protein MFIVVILQMSSSRKVVELFYDVVSPYSWLAFEVLCRYKNVWNIDLKFKPSFLGGVFHGSGNTEPGMVDNKLHYMITDLKLMSEYYGVPVNPPSPCKKDTLPAMRFVTAIAEKNQEENVLLEKVSRELWKRMWQKHQDITQPFSLTEAGLQAGLSANEVEKLLTNAKSQPIKDKLKSVTQEALEKNAFGLPFIVCHVNSKVEVFFGCDRFELIAHCIGEKWAGPCPIKTTM
- the gstk2 gene encoding glutathione S-transferase kappa 2 isoform X2; protein product: MSSSRKVVELFYDVVSPYSWLAFEVLCRYKNVWNIDLKFKPSFLGGVFHGSGNTEPGMVDNKLHYMITDLKLMSEYYGVPVNPPSPCKKDTLPAMRFVTAIAEKNQEENVLLEKVSRELWKRMWQKHQDITQPFSLTEAGLQAGLSANEVEKLLTNAKSQPIKDKLKSVTQEALEKNAFGLPFIVCHVNSKVEVFFGCDRFELIAHCIGEKWAGPCPIKTTM